A window from Sinanaerobacter sp. ZZT-01 encodes these proteins:
- the murB gene encoding UDP-N-acetylmuramate dehydrogenase → MNQKEIYEKLLPYIQESGLHLDAPMREYTSFRTGGNAALLVKPSGLSELFSAVELLNREKCPFIVIGNGSNTLFRDEGYEGVVLHVGGGIDRIRVEGNVIFAEPGILLSAVSKKAMEHSLTGLEFAAGIPGSLGGAVYMNAGAYGGEMKDVIISTASIKRNGMMKDRKADSLHFGYRKSVFQENDEIIIGVKMYLQTGDQEEIQKRMRELNTKRNEKQPVSFPSAGSFFKRPEGHFAGRLIEDAGLKGLSVGGARVSPMHAGFIINEGGATAADIIDLMKLVQQTVYDKSGVMLNPEVRII, encoded by the coding sequence TTGAATCAAAAAGAAATTTACGAGAAGCTTCTCCCTTATATACAAGAAAGTGGCTTGCATCTTGATGCACCGATGCGAGAATACACGTCATTCCGTACCGGAGGAAATGCGGCACTGCTGGTAAAGCCATCTGGTTTGTCAGAGCTTTTTTCGGCGGTTGAGCTTTTGAACAGAGAAAAATGTCCCTTTATTGTCATCGGAAACGGGAGCAATACTTTATTCCGTGATGAAGGTTATGAAGGTGTCGTACTACATGTTGGAGGGGGCATTGACCGAATCCGCGTGGAGGGAAATGTGATTTTCGCAGAACCCGGCATCTTACTATCGGCAGTCTCTAAAAAAGCGATGGAACATTCCTTGACCGGGCTGGAATTTGCTGCAGGAATCCCGGGGAGTTTAGGCGGTGCGGTTTACATGAATGCCGGTGCTTATGGCGGTGAGATGAAAGATGTCATAATCAGCACAGCTTCCATAAAGCGGAATGGAATGATGAAAGATCGCAAAGCGGATTCCTTGCATTTTGGATATCGTAAAAGTGTTTTTCAAGAAAATGATGAGATTATAATCGGGGTAAAAATGTATTTGCAGACCGGAGATCAAGAAGAAATACAAAAGCGCATGAGGGAACTGAACACAAAAAGAAATGAAAAACAGCCGGTTTCTTTCCCGAGTGCAGGCAGCTTTTTTAAGCGGCCGGAAGGGCATTTTGCCGGACGACTGATTGAAGATGCTGGATTAAAGGGACTCAGCGTCGGTGGTGCAAGAGTTTCTCCTATGCATGCCGGGTTTATTATAAATGAAGGAGGAGCGACTGCGGCAGACATCATCGATTTAATGAAGCTGGTTCAACAGACCGTTTATGACAAGAGCGGAGTGATGTTGAATCCGGAGGTACGTATTATATAA
- a CDS encoding 3-keto-5-aminohexanoate cleavage protein, with translation MEKLIISAAICGAEVTKEQNPAVPYTIEEIVREAKSAYDAGASVIHLHVRWDDGTPTQSKERFQEAVDAIRKECPDAIIQPSTGGAVGMTDLERLESTDIVPTPEFATLDCGTCNFGGDEVFVNTDNTIFNFAKIMKERGIKPELEVFDKGMIDIALKADKKGLLVHPLHFDFVLGVQMTATLRDLVFMVGSLPAGSTWTATGLGKNAWHIAAATISMGGHVRVGFEDNLYLEKGVLAKSNGEMVEKAVKLAKILGREIATPAEARQILSLTK, from the coding sequence ATGGAAAAACTAATTATCAGTGCTGCAATCTGCGGTGCAGAAGTAACAAAAGAGCAGAATCCTGCGGTCCCTTACACAATTGAAGAAATTGTAAGAGAAGCAAAGTCTGCATATGATGCAGGTGCATCTGTAATCCATCTTCACGTAAGATGGGATGATGGTACACCGACACAGAGCAAAGAAAGATTCCAAGAGGCAGTGGATGCAATCCGTAAAGAATGCCCGGATGCAATCATTCAGCCTTCTACCGGTGGTGCAGTTGGTATGACTGATTTGGAAAGACTAGAATCTACAGATATCGTTCCAACTCCTGAATTTGCAACGTTAGATTGCGGTACTTGCAATTTTGGCGGAGACGAAGTTTTTGTAAACACAGATAATACGATCTTCAACTTTGCAAAAATTATGAAAGAAAGAGGCATTAAGCCGGAGCTGGAAGTATTCGATAAGGGTATGATTGACATTGCGTTAAAAGCAGATAAGAAAGGTCTTTTAGTACACCCGCTTCACTTTGACTTTGTTCTTGGCGTACAGATGACTGCAACATTAAGGGATTTAGTATTCATGGTAGGAAGCCTTCCTGCTGGTTCCACATGGACGGCTACCGGTCTTGGAAAGAATGCTTGGCATATTGCAGCTGCGACTATTTCAATGGGCGGACATGTAAGAGTTGGATTTGAAGATAACCTTTACCTAGAAAAAGGCGTTCTTGCAAAGAGCAACGGAGAAATGGTAGAAAAAGCAGTAAAGCTTGCTAAGATTTTGGGAAGAGAAATTGCAACTCCTGCAGAAGCAAGACAGATTCTAAGCTTAACAAAATAA
- a CDS encoding PHP domain-containing protein: MQQYRLKFDIHTHTTFSHGKGSIEDNVKVALQKGLKTIGISDHGPGHISYGIKRSAVPIMRAEIEVLRKKYPQIEILLGVEANIMNPSGHLDVLPHEFEQYDYILAGYHYGIFGEKPLRAGLLHSFNYVREHTGISVKAAKHWNTEMTIKALYENPIKVLTHPGDKGEFDIAEIAKACAERKTWMEISNWHKDLTVESIRIAAKEEVQFILSSDAHVPHNVGGFEGGLKRAIEAGLDLERIVNLEYQDV; encoded by the coding sequence GTGCAACAATACCGTTTAAAATTTGATATTCATACACATACGACCTTTTCACATGGAAAAGGTTCCATTGAAGATAATGTGAAGGTGGCTTTGCAAAAAGGTTTAAAAACAATTGGTATTTCCGACCATGGACCGGGGCATATTAGTTATGGGATAAAAAGAAGTGCAGTTCCGATCATGCGTGCAGAAATTGAAGTTCTGCGGAAAAAGTATCCGCAGATTGAAATCTTACTAGGTGTAGAGGCAAACATTATGAATCCCAGCGGCCATTTGGATGTGCTGCCGCATGAATTTGAGCAGTACGATTATATTTTGGCGGGGTATCATTATGGTATTTTTGGAGAAAAACCGCTGCGTGCAGGGCTGTTGCACAGCTTTAACTATGTCAGGGAGCATACAGGTATTTCTGTAAAAGCTGCGAAGCACTGGAATACGGAGATGACGATTAAGGCATTGTATGAGAACCCGATTAAGGTGTTGACGCATCCGGGAGATAAGGGCGAGTTTGACATTGCGGAAATCGCGAAGGCTTGTGCAGAGCGAAAGACGTGGATGGAAATCAGTAATTGGCATAAGGACTTAACCGTAGAATCGATTCGAATTGCAGCAAAAGAAGAGGTACAGTTTATTTTGAGCAGCGATGCACATGTACCACATAATGTCGGGGGTTTTGAGGGCGGTCTGAAAAGAGCGATTGAGGCCGGTTTGGATTTGGAACGCATCGTAAACTTAGAATATCAGGATGTATAG
- a CDS encoding chemotaxis protein CheW — MEENKMEKWTLEDMTDISEMDGKYLTFWTESQIFGIPIADVVQIVGIQEITSMPEFPNYAKGVINLRGSIIPVIDVRLRFNKPEMPYNERTCIVVTNIKENLIGFIVDEVDEVVKIEAEQISKPPQLASERSDAQTNLEGIGKLNGKIVLLINTEALLSDETIDFLTAAS; from the coding sequence ATGGAAGAAAATAAGATGGAGAAATGGACGCTGGAAGATATGACGGATATTTCAGAAATGGATGGAAAGTATTTGACCTTTTGGACAGAGAGCCAAATTTTTGGAATTCCGATTGCAGATGTTGTACAGATTGTTGGGATACAGGAAATCACGTCAATGCCGGAATTTCCTAACTATGCAAAAGGTGTGATTAATTTGCGTGGTTCGATCATTCCGGTAATCGACGTCCGCCTTCGTTTTAATAAACCGGAGATGCCGTATAATGAGCGTACGTGCATTGTTGTAACGAACATAAAAGAGAATTTAATTGGGTTTATTGTTGATGAAGTGGATGAAGTTGTAAAAATTGAAGCAGAGCAAATTTCAAAACCACCGCAGCTTGCAAGTGAACGGAGCGATGCACAGACCAATTTAGAAGGAATCGGTAAACTAAATGGAAAAATTGTTTTGCTGATCAATACAGAAGCATTGCTAAGTGATGAAACAATTGACTTTTTAACGGCTGCCTCTTAA
- a CDS encoding argininosuccinate synthase — MKKEKIILAYSGGLDTSVIVTWLKEKYDYDVIAVCIDAGQNEDFAAIEKKAYATGASKAYVIDVKKEFVEQFIWPVLKAGAVYEGDYLLGTSMARPLMAQKLVEIAEKEGSYLIAHGCTGKGNDQVRFESSIKALNPSIKIIAPWRIWDLKSREDCLLYAKEHNIPVAQSVTKIYSRDENLWHISHEGGNLENPWNEHLDDMLLLSVPPEKAPDTPLYVEIDFEKGIPTGINGTKMDAVALLAYLNKIGGENAIGCIDIVENRLVGMKSRGVYETPGGTILYQAHHALEKLILDRDTMAYKNIVAQKYSELIYDGRWFTPLREAIDAFVDVTQAQATGTVRIKLYKGSCTAVGSKSPYSLYSEEFATFSADEVYNQKDAEGFINLFALPLKIRAILKEQHEGIKGDETLGKKVIRGGDFVE, encoded by the coding sequence ATGAAAAAAGAAAAAATTATACTTGCCTATTCCGGGGGATTGGATACATCGGTTATTGTAACCTGGCTCAAAGAAAAATATGATTATGATGTAATTGCGGTCTGTATTGATGCCGGGCAAAATGAAGATTTTGCAGCGATTGAAAAGAAAGCTTATGCAACCGGTGCATCGAAAGCTTATGTCATTGATGTAAAAAAAGAATTTGTTGAGCAATTCATCTGGCCGGTTTTAAAAGCCGGTGCGGTTTATGAAGGGGATTATCTGTTGGGTACCTCTATGGCCCGCCCTTTAATGGCTCAAAAGCTGGTAGAGATCGCTGAAAAAGAAGGTTCTTACTTAATTGCACACGGATGTACGGGAAAAGGAAATGACCAAGTGCGTTTTGAATCTTCTATTAAAGCTTTAAACCCTTCCATTAAGATTATTGCACCTTGGCGGATTTGGGATTTAAAATCCAGAGAAGATTGTCTTCTTTACGCAAAAGAACATAACATTCCGGTAGCACAAAGTGTAACGAAAATTTACAGCCGTGATGAAAATCTATGGCATATCAGCCATGAGGGAGGAAACCTTGAAAACCCGTGGAACGAGCATTTAGACGATATGCTTCTTTTAAGTGTGCCGCCGGAAAAAGCACCGGATACTCCGCTGTATGTTGAAATTGACTTTGAAAAAGGAATTCCCACCGGAATTAACGGAACAAAAATGGATGCGGTTGCGCTTCTTGCTTATCTAAATAAAATTGGAGGAGAAAATGCAATCGGCTGTATTGACATCGTAGAAAACCGTCTTGTAGGGATGAAATCCAGAGGTGTGTATGAAACGCCGGGCGGCACCATCCTATACCAAGCACACCATGCATTGGAAAAGCTGATCTTAGATCGTGATACGATGGCTTATAAAAATATCGTCGCACAAAAGTATTCTGAACTGATTTATGACGGGCGTTGGTTTACCCCATTGCGAGAAGCGATTGACGCTTTTGTCGATGTAACGCAGGCACAAGCAACCGGAACGGTTCGAATCAAGTTATATAAAGGAAGCTGCACCGCTGTTGGTTCTAAATCTCCGTATTCCCTTTACAGTGAAGAGTTTGCTACTTTCAGTGCAGATGAGGTTTATAATCAAAAAGACGCAGAAGGTTTTATCAATCTCTTTGCACTTCCTTTAAAAATCCGTGCTATATTAAAGGAACAGCATGAAGGAATCAAGGGTGATGAAACACTTGGAAAGAAAGTCATCCGCGGCGGAGACTTTGTAGAATAA
- a CDS encoding ABC transporter ATP-binding protein produces the protein MKENKHLLFRFAPYFKKYKAVLILDLFCAALTTLCELVLPLIVRFITDKGMNDMQALSVRIILSLGAVYLVLRCIDMIANYYMANIGHMMGAKIETDMRRDLFSHLQELSYSYYDNTKIGQLMARITSDLFDITEFAHHCPEEYFIAALKISASFVILCTMNIPLTILIFAVIPVMIYCSMYFNNRMRRAFKKSRNQIGELNAQVEDSLLGVRVVKSFANEKMEEEKFEEGNSGFLKIKKEVYRYMAGFQSTTRFFDGIMYIMVVVVGALFMINGKITAPDLISYLLYVTMLLASIRRIVEFTEQFQRGMTGIERFVEIMDVPVEIKDTEGAVPLGKIKGEIQFDQVSFRYAEGEKSVLSNINLHVKAGENVALVGPSGGGKSTLCNLIPRFYEVTAGRILVDGQDIKNVTLQSLRSQIGIVQQDVYLFSGTVYDNIEYGKPGATFEEVVNAAKMAGAHEFIEQLEDGYQTYVGERGVKLSGGQKQRISIARVFLKNPAILILDEATSALDNESERIVQNSLEKLAKGRTTFTIAHRLSTIRNAAVILVLSDQGIVESGTHESLMEKKGLYYSLNQA, from the coding sequence ATGAAAGAAAATAAGCACTTGCTTTTCCGATTTGCACCTTATTTTAAGAAGTACAAAGCGGTCTTAATTTTGGATTTATTTTGCGCAGCATTAACTACGCTTTGTGAGCTGGTTCTGCCGTTGATTGTAAGATTTATTACGGATAAGGGTATGAATGATATGCAGGCTTTATCGGTGCGTATCATTTTATCACTCGGTGCCGTATATCTTGTTTTGCGGTGTATTGATATGATTGCCAACTATTATATGGCAAACATCGGTCATATGATGGGGGCAAAGATCGAGACAGATATGAGAAGAGATTTGTTTTCTCATTTACAGGAGCTGTCTTATTCCTATTATGACAATACAAAGATCGGTCAGCTCATGGCAAGAATCACCAGTGATTTATTTGATATTACAGAGTTTGCCCACCACTGCCCGGAAGAGTACTTTATTGCGGCGTTAAAGATCAGTGCATCTTTTGTCATTCTTTGTACCATGAATATTCCGCTTACGATTCTCATTTTCGCAGTCATTCCGGTTATGATCTACTGCTCGATGTATTTTAATAATCGAATGCGCAGAGCATTTAAAAAATCCAGAAACCAGATTGGAGAATTAAATGCACAGGTGGAAGACAGTCTGTTGGGCGTCCGTGTTGTAAAATCCTTTGCAAATGAAAAAATGGAAGAAGAGAAATTTGAAGAAGGTAACAGCGGATTTTTAAAAATAAAAAAAGAAGTATATCGTTATATGGCGGGATTTCAGAGTACAACCAGGTTTTTCGATGGAATCATGTACATCATGGTCGTAGTAGTCGGTGCACTTTTTATGATAAACGGAAAAATTACAGCGCCTGATTTGATCTCTTACCTCCTTTATGTGACGATGCTGCTTGCATCTATTCGAAGAATTGTCGAATTCACAGAGCAATTTCAACGAGGGATGACAGGGATTGAGCGCTTTGTCGAAATCATGGATGTGCCGGTGGAAATCAAAGACACGGAAGGAGCAGTTCCACTTGGAAAAATTAAAGGAGAAATTCAGTTTGACCAAGTGAGTTTCCGTTATGCGGAAGGGGAAAAGAGCGTACTTTCTAATATCAATCTCCATGTAAAAGCAGGAGAAAATGTGGCACTCGTCGGTCCGTCAGGCGGCGGGAAAAGTACACTTTGCAACCTAATACCAAGATTTTATGAAGTGACGGCAGGGCGAATTTTAGTAGATGGGCAGGACATCAAAAATGTTACGCTGCAATCTCTTCGCTCCCAGATTGGGATAGTACAGCAGGATGTGTACCTTTTTTCCGGAACCGTTTACGATAACATTGAATACGGTAAACCCGGAGCGACGTTTGAAGAAGTTGTGAATGCTGCGAAAATGGCGGGTGCACATGAATTTATTGAACAGTTGGAAGATGGGTATCAGACGTATGTTGGCGAACGAGGGGTAAAGCTGTCGGGAGGGCAGAAACAGAGAATTAGTATCGCCAGAGTCTTCTTAAAAAACCCTGCAATCCTCATTTTAGATGAAGCCACATCGGCATTAGACAATGAAAGTGAACGAATTGTGCAGAATTCGCTTGAAAAGCTTGCAAAAGGCCGGACAACATTCACCATAGCTCATCGTTTATCTACAATACGTAACGCTGCTGTGATCTTGGTACTTTCCGACCAGGGGATTGTAGAAAGCGGAACGCATGAATCATTGATGGAAAAGAAGGGATTGTATTACAGTTTGAATCAAGCCTAA
- a CDS encoding gluconeogenesis factor YvcK family protein, whose protein sequence is MEERSKKRMIDYYSQQGSGPKITVIGGGTGLSVILRGMKKVTEHLTAIVTVADDGGGSGILREDLGMLSPGDVRSCLLAMADEEGTMQELLKYRFCEGRYAGQSFGNLLLAALDGIYGNFETAVSKASEILRVRGCVLPVTTQNVTLCAELENGEIVYGESRIPAKVISEKSRIHRVFLKPENSDATKAAIRAILESDVIVFGPGSLYSSIIVNFLVGGIREAIQRSCAQKILICNIMTQPGETDNYTVSDHVNKVNEYIGREVIEYVIANNKQIEDVKLQTYKEDGARQILPTKIDKAYLKGKKIRLIENNFTDIKMGYIRHDAERIANLIVGLTHEY, encoded by the coding sequence ATGGAAGAGCGTTCAAAAAAAAGGATGATCGATTACTACAGTCAACAGGGAAGCGGGCCTAAAATCACAGTCATCGGTGGGGGAACCGGCCTTTCGGTTATTCTTCGAGGGATGAAAAAAGTGACGGAACATTTAACGGCGATTGTGACGGTGGCAGATGACGGTGGCGGTTCCGGTATTTTAAGGGAAGATTTGGGCATGCTTTCGCCCGGAGATGTCCGCAGCTGCCTTCTGGCGATGGCGGATGAAGAAGGAACGATGCAGGAACTGCTAAAATACCGCTTCTGTGAGGGCCGCTATGCGGGTCAAAGCTTTGGAAACCTCCTGCTTGCTGCATTGGATGGTATTTACGGTAATTTTGAAACAGCAGTCAGTAAAGCGAGTGAAATTCTCAGAGTGCGTGGATGCGTGCTTCCGGTGACGACACAAAATGTAACTCTTTGTGCAGAACTGGAAAATGGAGAAATTGTTTACGGAGAATCCCGCATACCTGCAAAAGTAATTTCAGAAAAAAGCAGAATTCACCGTGTTTTTTTGAAACCTGAGAATTCAGATGCCACAAAAGCTGCAATTCGTGCTATACTAGAATCAGATGTGATTGTTTTTGGCCCGGGAAGTCTTTACAGCAGTATCATTGTAAACTTTCTGGTGGGAGGCATAAGGGAAGCGATACAGCGATCTTGTGCACAAAAAATTTTAATTTGCAATATCATGACACAACCGGGAGAAACCGATAATTATACGGTTTCCGACCATGTGAACAAAGTGAATGAATACATAGGACGTGAAGTGATAGAGTATGTGATCGCCAATAACAAGCAGATTGAAGACGTGAAGCTGCAAACGTATAAGGAGGATGGTGCCAGGCAGATCCTTCCCACCAAAATAGATAAGGCATATCTTAAGGGAAAGAAGATACGATTGATCGAGAATAACTTTACGGATATAAAGATGGGATACATCCGCCATGATGCCGAACGCATCGCTAATTTGATTGTCGGGCTGACTCATGAATACTAA
- a CDS encoding EAL and HDOD domain-containing protein, which translates to MQKYVVRQPIKDLNQQIFGYEVVFQDDTGGLSNQTKDRNAADLIADFLLQNGNKIFEDKIAFITFTPNLLFRNVPKIFKQNQLVIQIDDNVIIHPLAQNIIHRYKKQNYKVAVNDFQFAPRYFSMMDIIDYIRLDFRNIDTNSTSFRNIVRTAKGFQKQCIAYGVNTKKAYDFAIELEVDYMQGSYIAEDVSKKVNRLEYLQGNFFQLVVELTKDEPDLDMVEAIIARDVSLTFSLLKMVNSSYFALRHKVSSIMQSLVILGLGQLKQWIYLLSFQQDDDNLPEDLVKVSLLRANFCSSLLPHASAMPISKSEAYLMGMFSTLGLLLDAPLDEVLDELYIADEVKTALLEGEGRCGQLYELVLSYERADWKKISELADSLEIPKNIMSQIYFECVETVNNIWNNLMLSSHGAENTPPQPSESILSKNARLGKDGITDQVEMPPSQEDSNPSNKL; encoded by the coding sequence ATGCAGAAATATGTAGTACGCCAGCCAATTAAAGATTTGAATCAGCAAATCTTTGGTTACGAAGTAGTATTCCAAGATGATACTGGTGGTTTATCCAACCAAACAAAAGATCGGAATGCAGCAGACTTGATCGCAGATTTTTTGCTGCAAAATGGAAATAAAATATTTGAAGATAAGATCGCTTTTATTACCTTTACACCTAATCTTTTGTTTCGAAATGTTCCAAAGATTTTTAAACAAAACCAGCTTGTCATACAAATTGATGACAACGTCATTATCCATCCCTTAGCGCAAAATATCATTCACCGCTATAAAAAACAGAATTATAAAGTAGCTGTTAATGATTTTCAGTTTGCACCTCGGTACTTTTCAATGATGGATATCATTGATTATATTCGACTGGATTTTCGAAATATCGATACCAATTCAACCTCTTTTCGAAATATCGTGCGTACTGCAAAAGGATTTCAAAAACAGTGCATTGCTTACGGTGTAAATACAAAAAAGGCCTATGACTTTGCCATTGAACTGGAAGTAGACTATATGCAAGGTTCGTATATCGCAGAGGATGTTTCCAAAAAAGTAAACCGCCTTGAATATCTTCAAGGGAACTTCTTCCAGCTTGTTGTAGAATTAACAAAAGATGAGCCGGATTTAGATATGGTAGAAGCGATTATCGCCAGAGATGTCAGCCTGACCTTTTCTCTTCTTAAAATGGTTAATTCTTCTTATTTTGCCTTACGCCATAAGGTAAGCTCGATCATGCAGTCTTTGGTAATCCTGGGACTTGGTCAATTGAAGCAGTGGATTTATCTTCTGAGCTTTCAGCAGGATGATGATAATCTTCCAGAAGATTTGGTTAAGGTTTCCCTGCTACGTGCTAATTTCTGCTCCAGCCTGCTTCCGCATGCCAGTGCAATGCCGATTTCAAAATCTGAAGCTTATCTAATGGGTATGTTCTCTACTTTAGGTCTGTTACTAGATGCTCCGTTAGATGAAGTTTTAGACGAGCTTTACATTGCAGACGAAGTAAAAACCGCACTGCTAGAGGGAGAGGGCCGCTGCGGCCAGCTGTATGAATTGGTACTAAGCTACGAAAGAGCGGACTGGAAGAAAATTTCAGAATTGGCAGACAGTCTGGAAATTCCAAAGAATATTATGTCTCAAATTTATTTTGAATGCGTAGAAACCGTCAATAATATCTGGAATAATTTAATGCTTTCTTCTCATGGGGCGGAAAACACCCCACCACAGCCTTCTGAAAGCATTTTATCCAAAAATGCACGGCTTGGTAAAGACGGTATTACCGATCAGGTAGAAATGCCTCCTTCCCAGGAAGACAGCAATCCTTCCAATAAACTTTAA
- the rapZ gene encoding RNase adapter RapZ produces the protein MEAIIVTGLSGAGKSQAVHCMEDLGYYCIDNMPPVLIKEFINLAVQDKMKIDKAAFVVDIRSREFFENFRNILTDLKSQDVPLKVMFLEASDEVLIRRYKETRRSHPLSPSGTIAEGIRKERMHLEEIRKEADFILDTSNMKTAKLSEEIKELLLSEDEADGFTITIMSFGYKHGIPLDADWVFDMRFLPNPFYLASMKNLTGNSKKVQDYVLKFPESHKFIKEIYQVINDLIPLYKKEGKSNLVLAFGCTGGQHRSVTMANEFSRLFTADEKRVILIHRNL, from the coding sequence ATGGAAGCAATTATTGTAACAGGATTATCCGGTGCGGGAAAGAGCCAAGCGGTTCATTGCATGGAGGACTTAGGGTATTATTGTATTGATAATATGCCCCCGGTTTTAATCAAGGAATTTATTAACTTGGCTGTTCAAGATAAAATGAAGATTGATAAAGCAGCGTTTGTTGTAGATATACGGAGCAGAGAATTTTTTGAGAACTTTAGAAATATCCTAACGGATTTAAAAAGTCAGGATGTTCCCCTTAAAGTGATGTTTTTGGAAGCATCTGATGAAGTATTGATTCGCAGATATAAAGAAACAAGGCGCAGCCACCCTCTTTCTCCGTCGGGCACGATTGCGGAGGGCATTCGAAAAGAAAGAATGCATTTGGAAGAGATTCGAAAAGAGGCCGATTTTATATTGGATACGTCGAATATGAAAACGGCAAAGCTGAGTGAAGAGATCAAGGAGCTTCTGTTATCAGAAGACGAAGCGGATGGGTTTACCATAACGATTATGTCTTTTGGGTACAAGCATGGGATTCCTTTGGATGCAGATTGGGTATTTGATATGCGCTTTCTGCCAAACCCATTTTACCTTGCCAGCATGAAAAATTTAACAGGGAACAGCAAAAAAGTGCAAGATTATGTATTAAAGTTTCCGGAAAGCCATAAATTTATCAAAGAGATTTATCAGGTGATCAATGATTTAATTCCTCTATATAAAAAAGAAGGAAAGTCAAATCTAGTTCTTGCGTTTGGATGCACCGGCGGTCAGCACCGTTCGGTAACGATGGCGAATGAATTTTCAAGATTGTTTACAGCAGATGAAAAACGTGTGATTTTGATTCACCGTAATTTGTAA
- the whiA gene encoding DNA-binding protein WhiA: MSFSSNTKNELARIEMEKKCCMLAEIAGFLRMCGTIKLSGGGKMDVKLTTENAAVARLFIKLLKSYFGARADLAVSEAAILKRGHSYELTIGSDKNAEQILRETGILLVKEGCNYISDGIYSDIIKKRCCKKAYLRGAFLGAGTISNPEKGYHLEIVCNSELLANDVKKLINGFRLHAKVVRRKNNYIVYLKESEQITDFLNILGAHSQLLDFENIRIVKEMRNKTNRIVNCESANLDKTVNAASKQIADIEYIRDEKGWSFLPEKLFSVAQLRLENPEASLKELAEMTDPPLKKSGINHRLKKIEELAEKIRQSRK; encoded by the coding sequence ATGTCTTTTTCATCAAATACAAAGAACGAATTGGCACGCATTGAGATGGAAAAGAAATGCTGTATGCTTGCCGAAATTGCAGGATTTTTACGTATGTGCGGAACGATAAAGCTTTCCGGCGGGGGAAAGATGGATGTGAAGCTGACGACGGAAAATGCTGCGGTAGCTCGCTTGTTTATCAAGCTTTTAAAAAGTTATTTTGGAGCCAGAGCAGATTTAGCCGTTTCTGAGGCCGCAATTTTAAAGCGGGGTCATTCCTATGAATTGACCATAGGATCGGATAAAAATGCAGAACAAATCCTGAGAGAAACAGGGATTTTACTTGTAAAAGAAGGCTGCAATTATATCAGTGACGGCATTTATTCGGATATCATAAAAAAACGCTGCTGTAAAAAAGCTTATTTAAGAGGGGCTTTTTTGGGGGCGGGTACGATTAGTAATCCTGAAAAGGGGTATCATTTAGAAATAGTCTGTAATAGTGAACTGTTAGCAAATGATGTGAAAAAATTAATAAATGGATTCCGCTTGCATGCGAAGGTAGTACGGCGAAAAAATAATTATATTGTCTATTTAAAAGAAAGTGAGCAAATCACCGATTTTTTAAATATATTAGGTGCACATTCACAGCTTTTGGATTTTGAGAATATCCGAATTGTAAAGGAAATGAGAAACAAAACCAACCGTATTGTAAATTGTGAAAGTGCGAATTTAGATAAAACCGTTAATGCAGCATCCAAGCAGATTGCAGATATTGAATACATCAGGGATGAGAAAGGCTGGAGTTTTTTACCGGAAAAGCTGTTTTCTGTCGCACAGCTCCGTCTCGAAAATCCAGAAGCATCTTTAAAGGAGCTGGCAGAAATGACGGACCCGCCATTGAAAAAATCGGGTATCAATCACCGCTTGAAAAAAATTGAAGAGCTGGCGGAAAAGATTCGACAATCAAGGAAATAG